AACACCAGGTTATGCTCCGGGAATTGATGAGAGTTAATAACCTCAGCGACAGCCTGATCCGGCCGGGGGAGGTCCTGCAAATCCCCGAGAGCCTACCTTACAGGAGCGGATTGTCCCGCGGGGATGTACCCAGGGACGAGTTAATGCTTCTGGCCAGATTGATTCACGCTGAAGCAAGGGGCGAAAGCTTCGAGGGCCAGGTGGCCGTCGGCGCTGTTATCTTGAACAGGATTAACAGCCCTTATTTCCCCAAAACAATACCGGAAGTGATTTTGCAAAAAAACAGCAGGGTCTACCAGTTCTCACCAGTAGAAGATGGGTCCATCAACCTGGAACCTGACGAGAAAGCAGTTAGCGCAGCTGAGCAG
This region of Pelotomaculum schinkii genomic DNA includes:
- a CDS encoding cell wall hydrolase, whose product is MLIISILLIVSTAASANEASQNTNTQSLEKNGPIKVTYTVKEGDNLCSIAYKHQVMLRELMRVNNLSDSLIRPGEVLQIPESLPYRSGLSRGDVPRDELMLLARLIHAEARGESFEGQVAVGAVILNRINSPYFPKTIPEVILQKNSRVYQFSPVEDGSINLEPDEKAVSAAEQALSGKDPTGGALFFYNPDLSKDTWILTLPVVTKIGNHVFATCT